A genomic region of Rhipicephalus sanguineus isolate Rsan-2018 chromosome 1, BIME_Rsan_1.4, whole genome shotgun sequence contains the following coding sequences:
- the LOC119389979 gene encoding uncharacterized protein LOC119389979: protein MNASFIALLLCACVAVAVAGHFGGFGGYGGGFGGFEGGHGYHKTVPGPSFLVKTVHHVNKLHRGAHLVGGHHGHGGYGGGYGGGFGFGGLKH from the exons ATGAATGCCTCG TTCATCGCCCTTCTGCTGTGCGCctgcgtcgccgtcgccgtggccGGCCACTTCGGAGGCTTCGGCGGATACGGTGGCGGCTTCGGCGGCTTCGAGGGCGGCCACGGCTACCACAAGACCGTCCCGGGACCCTCGTTCTTGGTTAAGACCGTGCACCACGTCAACAAGCTCCACAGAGGCGCACATCTGGTCGGCGGCCACCACGGACACGGCGGATACGGAGGTGGCTACGGAGGAGGATTCGGCTTCGGAGGCCTCAAGCACTGA